One region of Roseicitreum antarcticum genomic DNA includes:
- a CDS encoding glycosyltransferase has product MTSTVLTIILNYKTADMTLRAAESALQAMEGIPGAITIVDNDSGDGSFEMMRNAVALKGWDRVRVVASDRNGGFGAGNNFGMRLGLPGGARPDYIYGLNSDAFPDRHAIDRLRQYLDQHPKAAFAGSYVHGDDGATHTSAFRFPSVLGELENGIKTGFVTKLLAKHVVPMKQPETTCPVDWISGASFMMRQDALDAIGLFDETFFLYFEETDLCLRARRHGWSVVYVHDSVVEHIGSVSTGMKVWHRVPGYWYDSRFHYFHKNHGKLYTVAATAALVLGEGIYALRRVIQQKPAITPPHFVRDLLSHHLKRLMPGGGATTISTSGSQSGNKSGVKAQ; this is encoded by the coding sequence ATGACAAGCACCGTCCTGACGATCATCCTGAACTACAAGACCGCCGATATGACGTTGCGCGCCGCCGAATCGGCGCTGCAGGCGATGGAGGGAATTCCGGGCGCGATCACCATTGTCGATAACGACAGCGGCGACGGCTCGTTCGAGATGATGCGCAATGCTGTCGCGCTGAAGGGCTGGGACCGGGTGCGGGTCGTGGCTTCGGACCGCAACGGCGGGTTTGGCGCAGGCAACAACTTTGGCATGCGGCTGGGCCTGCCGGGCGGCGCGCGCCCAGATTACATCTATGGGCTGAACTCGGACGCGTTCCCCGACCGTCACGCCATCGACCGGCTGCGGCAGTACCTGGACCAGCATCCCAAAGCGGCCTTTGCGGGCAGCTATGTGCATGGCGACGACGGTGCGACGCATACCTCTGCCTTCCGCTTTCCGTCAGTGTTGGGTGAGCTGGAGAACGGCATCAAAACCGGCTTTGTCACAAAACTCCTGGCAAAGCATGTCGTTCCGATGAAACAGCCGGAAACGACATGCCCGGTTGACTGGATCTCGGGCGCCAGCTTCATGATGCGGCAAGACGCGCTGGACGCCATCGGCTTGTTCGATGAGACGTTCTTTTTGTATTTCGAGGAAACCGACCTGTGCCTGCGCGCCCGGCGCCATGGCTGGTCGGTGGTCTATGTGCACGACAGCGTTGTGGAACACATCGGGTCGGTCAGCACCGGCATGAAGGTTTGGCACCGGGTGCCAGGATACTGGTACGACAGCCGCTTCCATTACTTCCACAAGAACCACGGCAAGCTTTACACCGTTGCGGCCACCGCTGCGCTGGTGCTGGGCGAGGGAATTTATGCCCTGCGCCGGGTTATCCAACAAAAACCTGCCATTACCCCGCCACACTTTGTCCGTGATCTGCTGTCACATCACTTGAAAAGGTTAATGCCCGGCGGTGGCGCGACGACAATCAGCACGTCGGGCAGCCAGTCGGGTAACAAGTCGGGCGTCAAAGCCCAGTAG